Proteins encoded within one genomic window of Acipenser ruthenus chromosome 32, fAciRut3.2 maternal haplotype, whole genome shotgun sequence:
- the LOC117395416 gene encoding synaptotagmin-11-like isoform X3 produces MAEITNIRPAFDVSPVLAGFIGAGVLVLVVSLAVFVWTCCHRRYHKSLGTNNNSGELSSDPPYKFIHMLKGISIYPESLSGSKKIVRVVRRAGAARPGPGGDWGPNTVLVEAAPASGSRSEPRQQHPRQNSYAPQRLPIRADYSPDPSPEPSLGPSSLASSKMASPFTPLEPEEAKLGTLSFSVDYNFPKKALVVTIQEAHGLPAVDEHAGSSDPYIKMTILPEKKHRVKTRVLRKTLEPVFDETFTFYGVPYSGLQDLVLHFLVLSFDRFARDDVIGEVVVPLSGVDPSTGKVQLQHDIVKRTIQQCVSRGELLVSLSYQPVTQRLNVVVLKAKHLPRMDITGLSDPYVKVNVFYGRKRIAKKKTHVKKSTLNPVFNESFIYDVPAELLPDITVEFLVIDFDRTTKNEVVGRLVLGAHSPTAAGATHWKEVCDSPRRQFAKWHCLGEH; encoded by the exons ATGTGTCTCCGGTGCTGGCCGGGTTCATCGGCGCTGGGGTCCTTGTGCTGGTGGTGTCCCTGGCCGTGTTCGTGTGGACCTGCTGTCACCGGCGCTACCACAAGAGCCTGGGCACCAACAACAACAGCGGGGAGCTGAGCAGCGACCCCCCCTACAAGTTCATCCACATGCTGAAGGGCATCAGCATCTACCCCGAGAGCCTGAGCGGGAGCAAGAAGATCgtccgcgtggtgcgcagggcaGGGGCTGCCAGACCGGGCCCCGGGGGAGACTGGGGGCCCAACACCGTGCTGGTGGAGGCGGCACCAGCGAGCGGGTCACGCAGCGAGCCTCGCCAGCAACACCCGCGACAGAACAGCTACGCCCCGCAGCGGCTTCCCATCCGAGCCGACTACAGCCCCGACCCGAGTCCGGAGCCCAGCTTGGGGCCCAGCAGCCTGGCCAGCAGCAAGATGGCTTCGCCCTTCACCCCCCTGGAGCCCGAGGAAGCCAAGCTGGGCACCCTGAGCTTCTCGGTGGACTACAACTTCCCCAAGAAGGCCCTGGTGGTGACGATCCAGGAGGCGCACGGGCTGCCGGCAGTGGACGAGCACGCGGGCAGCTCTGACCCCTACATCAAGATGACCATCCTGCCCGAGAAGAAGCACCGGGTGAAGACGCGGGTGCTGCGCAAGACCCTGGAGCCCGTGTTCGACGAGACCTTCACCTTCTACGGGGTGCCCTACAGCGGGCTGCAGGACCTGGTGCTGCACTTCCTGGTGCTCAGCTTTGACCGCTTTGCCCGCGATGACGTCATCGGAGAGGTGGTGGTGCCGCTCTCCGGGGTCGACCCCAGCACGGGCAAGGTGCAGCTCCAGCACGACATTGTCAAGAGGACCATCCAG cagtgtgtgagcCGGGGAGAGCTGCTGGTGTCCCTGTCCTATCAGCCTGTCACTCAGAGACTGAACGTGGTTGTGCTGAAGGCCAAGCACCTGCCCAGAATGGACATCACTGGACTCTCAG ACCCCTACGTGAAAGTGAACGTGTTCTACGGCCGCAAACGCATCGCCAAGAAGAAGACCCACGTGAAGAAGAGCACGCTGAACCCCGTGTTCAACGAGTCCTTCATCTACGACGTGCCCGCTGAGCTGCTCCCCGACATCACCGTGGAGTTCCTGGTCATCGACTTTGACCGCACCACCAAGAACGAGGTGGTGGGCAGACTGGTCCTGGGGGCACACAGCCCCACCGCAGCGGGCGCCACCCATTGGAAGGAGGTCTGCGACAGCCCTAGGCGGCAGTTTGCTAAGTGGCACTGCCTGGGAGAGCACTAA
- the LOC117395416 gene encoding synaptotagmin-11-like isoform X1, whose product MAEITNIRPAFDVSPVLAGFIGAGVLVLVVSLAVFVWTCCHRRYHKSLGTNNNSGELSSDPPYKFIHMLKGISIYPESLSGSKKIVRVVRRAGAARPGPGGDWGPNTVLVEAAPASGSRSEPRQQHPRQNSYAPQRLPIRADYSPDPSPEPSLGPSSLASSKMASPFTPLEPEEAKLGTLSFSVDYNFPKKALVVTIQEAHGLPAVDEHAGSSDPYIKMTILPEKKHRVKTRVLRKTLEPVFDETFTFYGVPYSGLQDLVLHFLVLSFDRFARDDVIGEVVVPLSGVDPSTGKVQLQHDIVKRTIQQCVSRGELLVSLSYQPVTQRLNVVVLKAKHLPRMDITGLSGNPYVKVNVFYGRKRIAKKKTHVKKSTLNPVFNESFIYDVPAELLPDITVEFLVIDFDRTTKNEVVGRLVLGAHSPTAAGATHWKEVCDSPRRQFAKWHCLGEH is encoded by the exons ATGTGTCTCCGGTGCTGGCCGGGTTCATCGGCGCTGGGGTCCTTGTGCTGGTGGTGTCCCTGGCCGTGTTCGTGTGGACCTGCTGTCACCGGCGCTACCACAAGAGCCTGGGCACCAACAACAACAGCGGGGAGCTGAGCAGCGACCCCCCCTACAAGTTCATCCACATGCTGAAGGGCATCAGCATCTACCCCGAGAGCCTGAGCGGGAGCAAGAAGATCgtccgcgtggtgcgcagggcaGGGGCTGCCAGACCGGGCCCCGGGGGAGACTGGGGGCCCAACACCGTGCTGGTGGAGGCGGCACCAGCGAGCGGGTCACGCAGCGAGCCTCGCCAGCAACACCCGCGACAGAACAGCTACGCCCCGCAGCGGCTTCCCATCCGAGCCGACTACAGCCCCGACCCGAGTCCGGAGCCCAGCTTGGGGCCCAGCAGCCTGGCCAGCAGCAAGATGGCTTCGCCCTTCACCCCCCTGGAGCCCGAGGAAGCCAAGCTGGGCACCCTGAGCTTCTCGGTGGACTACAACTTCCCCAAGAAGGCCCTGGTGGTGACGATCCAGGAGGCGCACGGGCTGCCGGCAGTGGACGAGCACGCGGGCAGCTCTGACCCCTACATCAAGATGACCATCCTGCCCGAGAAGAAGCACCGGGTGAAGACGCGGGTGCTGCGCAAGACCCTGGAGCCCGTGTTCGACGAGACCTTCACCTTCTACGGGGTGCCCTACAGCGGGCTGCAGGACCTGGTGCTGCACTTCCTGGTGCTCAGCTTTGACCGCTTTGCCCGCGATGACGTCATCGGAGAGGTGGTGGTGCCGCTCTCCGGGGTCGACCCCAGCACGGGCAAGGTGCAGCTCCAGCACGACATTGTCAAGAGGACCATCCAG cagtgtgtgagcCGGGGAGAGCTGCTGGTGTCCCTGTCCTATCAGCCTGTCACTCAGAGACTGAACGTGGTTGTGCTGAAGGCCAAGCACCTGCCCAGAATGGACATCACTGGACTCTCAGGTA ACCCCTACGTGAAAGTGAACGTGTTCTACGGCCGCAAACGCATCGCCAAGAAGAAGACCCACGTGAAGAAGAGCACGCTGAACCCCGTGTTCAACGAGTCCTTCATCTACGACGTGCCCGCTGAGCTGCTCCCCGACATCACCGTGGAGTTCCTGGTCATCGACTTTGACCGCACCACCAAGAACGAGGTGGTGGGCAGACTGGTCCTGGGGGCACACAGCCCCACCGCAGCGGGCGCCACCCATTGGAAGGAGGTCTGCGACAGCCCTAGGCGGCAGTTTGCTAAGTGGCACTGCCTGGGAGAGCACTAA
- the LOC117395416 gene encoding synaptotagmin-11-like isoform X2 — translation MAEITNIRPAFDVSPVLAGFIGAGVLVLVVSLAVFVWTCCHRRYHKSLGTNNNSGELSSDPPYKFIHMLKGISIYPESLSGSKKIVRVVRRAGAARPGPGGDWGPNTVLVEAAPASGSRSEPRQQHPRQNSYAPQRLPIRADYSPDPSPEPSLGPSSLASSKMASPFTPLEPEEAKLGTLSFSVDYNFPKKALVVTIQEAHGLPAVDEHAGSSDPYIKMTILPEKKHRVKTRVLRKTLEPVFDETFTFYGVPYSGLQDLVLHFLVLSFDRFARDDVIGEVVVPLSGVDPSTGKVQLQHDIVKRTIQCVSRGELLVSLSYQPVTQRLNVVVLKAKHLPRMDITGLSGNPYVKVNVFYGRKRIAKKKTHVKKSTLNPVFNESFIYDVPAELLPDITVEFLVIDFDRTTKNEVVGRLVLGAHSPTAAGATHWKEVCDSPRRQFAKWHCLGEH, via the exons ATGTGTCTCCGGTGCTGGCCGGGTTCATCGGCGCTGGGGTCCTTGTGCTGGTGGTGTCCCTGGCCGTGTTCGTGTGGACCTGCTGTCACCGGCGCTACCACAAGAGCCTGGGCACCAACAACAACAGCGGGGAGCTGAGCAGCGACCCCCCCTACAAGTTCATCCACATGCTGAAGGGCATCAGCATCTACCCCGAGAGCCTGAGCGGGAGCAAGAAGATCgtccgcgtggtgcgcagggcaGGGGCTGCCAGACCGGGCCCCGGGGGAGACTGGGGGCCCAACACCGTGCTGGTGGAGGCGGCACCAGCGAGCGGGTCACGCAGCGAGCCTCGCCAGCAACACCCGCGACAGAACAGCTACGCCCCGCAGCGGCTTCCCATCCGAGCCGACTACAGCCCCGACCCGAGTCCGGAGCCCAGCTTGGGGCCCAGCAGCCTGGCCAGCAGCAAGATGGCTTCGCCCTTCACCCCCCTGGAGCCCGAGGAAGCCAAGCTGGGCACCCTGAGCTTCTCGGTGGACTACAACTTCCCCAAGAAGGCCCTGGTGGTGACGATCCAGGAGGCGCACGGGCTGCCGGCAGTGGACGAGCACGCGGGCAGCTCTGACCCCTACATCAAGATGACCATCCTGCCCGAGAAGAAGCACCGGGTGAAGACGCGGGTGCTGCGCAAGACCCTGGAGCCCGTGTTCGACGAGACCTTCACCTTCTACGGGGTGCCCTACAGCGGGCTGCAGGACCTGGTGCTGCACTTCCTGGTGCTCAGCTTTGACCGCTTTGCCCGCGATGACGTCATCGGAGAGGTGGTGGTGCCGCTCTCCGGGGTCGACCCCAGCACGGGCAAGGTGCAGCTCCAGCACGACATTGTCAAGAGGACCATCCAG tgtgtgagcCGGGGAGAGCTGCTGGTGTCCCTGTCCTATCAGCCTGTCACTCAGAGACTGAACGTGGTTGTGCTGAAGGCCAAGCACCTGCCCAGAATGGACATCACTGGACTCTCAGGTA ACCCCTACGTGAAAGTGAACGTGTTCTACGGCCGCAAACGCATCGCCAAGAAGAAGACCCACGTGAAGAAGAGCACGCTGAACCCCGTGTTCAACGAGTCCTTCATCTACGACGTGCCCGCTGAGCTGCTCCCCGACATCACCGTGGAGTTCCTGGTCATCGACTTTGACCGCACCACCAAGAACGAGGTGGTGGGCAGACTGGTCCTGGGGGCACACAGCCCCACCGCAGCGGGCGCCACCCATTGGAAGGAGGTCTGCGACAGCCCTAGGCGGCAGTTTGCTAAGTGGCACTGCCTGGGAGAGCACTAA
- the LOC117395440 gene encoding GTP-binding protein Rit1-like isoform X1, which translates to MDSCSSNSSGRQPSSVSSGQSREYKLVMLGEGGVGKSAIIMQFISHRFPEDHDPTIEDAYKTQIRIDNEPANLDILDTAGQAEFTAMRDQYMRAGEGFIISYSITDRRSFHEAREFKQLIHRVRRTADTPAVLVGNKSDLQHLRQVSREEGQGLAREFQCPFFETSAAFRLFIDDVFVALVRQIRQHEKEAVIAMERKSRHHTSVWKRLKSPFRRKKD; encoded by the exons ATGGATTCCTGCTCCTCCAATAGCAGCGGCCGGCAGCCCAGCTCTGTGTCTTCAGGCCAGTCCCGCGAGTACAAGCTAGTGAtgctgggggagggaggggtgggCAAGAGTG CGATAATCATGCAGTTCATCAGCCACAGGTTTCCAGAGGATCACGACCCCACCATCG aggatGCTTATAAAACTCAGATCAGAATCGACAATGAGCCAGCCAACCTGGACATACTGGACACTGCTggacag GCTGAGTTCACTGCGATGAGGGATCAGTATATGCGCGCCGGcgagggcttcatcatctcctaCTCCATCACAGACCGGCGCAGCTTCCACGAGGCACGCGAGTTCAAGCAGCTCATCCACCGCGTGCGCAGGACCGCCGACACGCCCGCTGTGCTGGTGGGGAACAAGTCCGACCTGCAACACCTGAGACAG GTGTCGCGGGAGGAGGGGCAGGGGCTGGCGCGGGAGTTCCAGTGCCCATTCTTCGAGACCTCGGCCGCGTTCCGCTTGTTCATCGACGACGTGTTCGTGGCGCTGGTGCGGCAGATCCGACAGCACGAGAAAGAGGCTGTGATCGCCATGGAGAGGAAGAGCCGGCACCACACCTCGGTCTGGAAGAGACTCAAATCACCGTTCAGGAGGAAAAAGGACTGA
- the LOC117395440 gene encoding GTP-binding protein Rit1-like isoform X2, with translation MQFISHRFPEDHDPTIEDAYKTQIRIDNEPANLDILDTAGQAEFTAMRDQYMRAGEGFIISYSITDRRSFHEAREFKQLIHRVRRTADTPAVLVGNKSDLQHLRQVSREEGQGLAREFQCPFFETSAAFRLFIDDVFVALVRQIRQHEKEAVIAMERKSRHHTSVWKRLKSPFRRKKD, from the exons ATGCAGTTCATCAGCCACAGGTTTCCAGAGGATCACGACCCCACCATCG aggatGCTTATAAAACTCAGATCAGAATCGACAATGAGCCAGCCAACCTGGACATACTGGACACTGCTggacag GCTGAGTTCACTGCGATGAGGGATCAGTATATGCGCGCCGGcgagggcttcatcatctcctaCTCCATCACAGACCGGCGCAGCTTCCACGAGGCACGCGAGTTCAAGCAGCTCATCCACCGCGTGCGCAGGACCGCCGACACGCCCGCTGTGCTGGTGGGGAACAAGTCCGACCTGCAACACCTGAGACAG GTGTCGCGGGAGGAGGGGCAGGGGCTGGCGCGGGAGTTCCAGTGCCCATTCTTCGAGACCTCGGCCGCGTTCCGCTTGTTCATCGACGACGTGTTCGTGGCGCTGGTGCGGCAGATCCGACAGCACGAGAAAGAGGCTGTGATCGCCATGGAGAGGAAGAGCCGGCACCACACCTCGGTCTGGAAGAGACTCAAATCACCGTTCAGGAGGAAAAAGGACTGA